In the Leptospira johnsonii genome, one interval contains:
- a CDS encoding S41 family peptidase, with protein sequence MKSLRSLSLSFLSVILCTSIFFCQPSSGNSKTTADFTLKDFDSVVKTVEGNYIDKNIDKNRAYKDAAVFALLSLPHGLYLYPESYFTDREKYEEADDIFPGKSFKLSPEDKFVLFDPDYKEVEKIRDKKLKEEANKPKLSNDEVLKLVEREKVRKKVLTAKWEQTNFSKKDFDRILAYLEKNLQNYMTPPLKDPFGEEDSKEKEPFSIKDVYLAAANGYLSSLDPHSQVFLKAAWEESMAKIEDGSFEGIGAILSGGGNKEVVVENPLEGRPAVTAGVRAGDVILAVDGKSTKGMLLDKVVERIKGKKGSKVVLTIRRKGVAGTLSIEVIRDTIEIRNITSKLIDNHPYIGYIKLTGFVKSDPSVDKEFVQHFKELEKQSTAKGTKLKALVLDLRNNPGGYLDLAIDLADMFVTNGLIVSVKSPNRSPEDSNAGKKDLTDLPVAVLINAKSASASEIVASALKHHGRGLILGERSFGKATVQKLQELRGNGAYYIKLTQSRYYAPSGNTIQVVGVKPDVEVSSEEDGSFPFHYREENMWNHLPELPSSAEEKGHFDVKKLEGWVKTNGQAEKFIHEHKNDPIKPDFQLIRSIDYVEALLNTGAKRK encoded by the coding sequence TTGAAAAGCTTGAGATCCTTATCTTTATCCTTTCTCTCCGTTATCTTATGTACGAGCATCTTCTTCTGCCAACCTTCTTCCGGAAATTCCAAGACCACGGCAGATTTCACTCTCAAAGATTTTGACAGCGTAGTCAAGACCGTTGAGGGAAACTATATAGATAAAAATATAGATAAAAACCGCGCCTACAAGGACGCAGCCGTTTTTGCACTTCTATCTTTGCCTCATGGTCTCTATTTGTATCCGGAAAGTTATTTTACGGACCGAGAAAAATACGAAGAAGCGGATGATATTTTTCCGGGCAAATCTTTCAAACTTTCTCCTGAGGACAAATTTGTCCTATTCGATCCGGATTATAAGGAAGTGGAGAAGATCCGGGATAAAAAACTGAAAGAAGAGGCCAATAAGCCTAAACTTTCCAACGACGAAGTCCTCAAACTTGTAGAAAGGGAGAAGGTCCGCAAAAAAGTGCTCACCGCTAAGTGGGAACAGACCAATTTTTCCAAAAAAGACTTCGATCGAATACTCGCATATCTCGAAAAAAATCTACAAAACTACATGACTCCTCCGCTCAAAGATCCGTTCGGAGAAGAAGACTCTAAAGAAAAAGAACCTTTCAGCATCAAGGATGTATATCTAGCTGCAGCGAACGGCTATCTTTCTTCTTTAGATCCTCATAGCCAAGTATTCTTAAAAGCTGCCTGGGAAGAATCCATGGCAAAGATCGAAGACGGAAGTTTCGAAGGAATTGGAGCGATCTTAAGCGGCGGCGGTAACAAAGAAGTTGTAGTAGAAAATCCTTTGGAAGGAAGACCTGCAGTCACCGCAGGAGTTCGCGCAGGAGATGTGATCCTGGCAGTCGATGGTAAGTCCACTAAAGGGATGTTACTCGACAAAGTGGTAGAAAGGATCAAAGGAAAAAAAGGATCCAAAGTAGTTCTGACCATTCGCAGAAAAGGAGTGGCAGGAACTCTAAGTATCGAAGTGATCCGCGATACGATCGAGATCCGAAATATCACGAGCAAGTTGATAGACAATCATCCTTATATTGGATACATTAAGTTGACCGGTTTCGTAAAATCCGATCCTTCCGTTGATAAAGAATTCGTACAACATTTCAAAGAATTAGAAAAACAATCCACTGCCAAGGGAACCAAACTGAAGGCATTGGTATTAGATCTTAGAAATAACCCTGGAGGTTATTTGGATCTTGCTATCGATCTTGCGGATATGTTTGTAACTAACGGACTCATTGTTTCCGTAAAAAGTCCGAACAGAAGCCCTGAAGATTCTAATGCAGGTAAAAAAGATCTGACTGATCTACCTGTTGCAGTTCTAATCAATGCAAAATCCGCTTCTGCTTCTGAGATCGTAGCTTCTGCATTAAAACATCATGGTCGCGGTTTAATCCTAGGAGAAAGATCTTTTGGAAAAGCAACCGTTCAAAAACTGCAGGAGTTAAGAGGCAACGGCGCGTATTATATCAAACTTACTCAGTCCAGATACTACGCACCTTCCGGGAATACGATCCAAGTAGTGGGAGTTAAACCTGACGTCGAAGTTTCATCCGAAGAAGACGGCAGTTTCCCATTCCATTATCGCGAAGAGAATATGTGGAATCACCTTCCTGAATTACCTTCTTCTGCTGAGGAAAAAGGCCATTTCGATGTGAAAAAACTGGAAGGCTGGGTAAAAACAAACGGGCAAGCGGAGAAGTTCATCCATGAACATAAGAACGATCCGATCAAGCCTGACTTCCAATTGATCCGTTCTATAGATTACGTAGAAGCACTTCTAAACACAGGCGCAAAACGTAAATGA
- a CDS encoding pyridoxine 5'-phosphate synthase, translating to MVHLSVNVNKIATLRNSRGGNHPDLIYLSKLILEAGAHGITVHPREDERHIKKQDVFDLREFLMLYNRDKKKKIEYNMEGEPSPRFLDLVLEANPDQATLVPVTPGEITSDHGFDLKKDLSELKSYIQKIQNAGIRVSIFMETDLENLKLVKDTGADRVEFYTGPYAHAFDHSPEEAKVVFESFRKAAEFLQTQKIGINAGHDLDHFNLPLFSRLPGLEEVSIGHRLMSYALEVGLETSVKEYLKALS from the coding sequence ATGGTCCATCTGAGCGTAAATGTAAACAAAATAGCTACTTTGAGAAACTCCAGAGGGGGAAACCATCCGGATCTGATCTATTTATCTAAATTGATCTTAGAAGCAGGCGCTCACGGAATCACGGTCCACCCAAGAGAAGACGAAAGGCATATCAAAAAGCAGGATGTATTCGATCTGAGGGAGTTCCTTATGCTCTACAATCGGGATAAAAAAAAGAAGATAGAATACAATATGGAAGGAGAACCTTCCCCTAGGTTTTTAGATCTTGTTCTGGAAGCAAACCCAGACCAAGCTACGTTAGTCCCAGTTACTCCGGGAGAGATCACATCGGACCATGGTTTCGACCTGAAAAAGGATTTATCTGAACTAAAATCTTATATCCAAAAGATCCAAAATGCAGGGATCCGTGTTTCTATCTTCATGGAAACGGATTTAGAGAATCTTAAATTAGTAAAAGATACCGGAGCAGACCGAGTAGAGTTTTATACAGGCCCTTATGCACATGCATTCGATCATTCTCCTGAAGAAGCTAAAGTCGTTTTCGAATCTTTTAGAAAGGCTGCGGAGTTCCTACAAACCCAAAAAATAGGGATCAATGCAGGGCATGACCTGGATCATTTCAATCTTCCCCTATTCTCCCGTCTCCCAGGCTTGGAAGAAGTATCCATCGGCCACAGACTCATGTCTTACGCGTTAGAGGTCGGTCTAGAAACTTCGGTAAAAGAGTATTTAAAGGCACTAAGTTAA